In Leptospira stimsonii, the genomic stretch GCCATCTTATCTCTTTTTGCTTTTTTGAAAATTTTACCTAATCTGAGATAAACTAATGCTAACTTTGAGGATTCGGCAGTTGCATGATTATAAAGAGAAAGAGCATCTTCTATCTTACCTTCGGATTCTAAAATTGTTCCCAGGGTATATTCGACTTCCCATCGACTTGGAATATTTCCTAGTATCGAACTCAGGCGTTCTTTGGCTTCTTTTCTATTTTCCACACTTAAACTTTCGACTTTTGATTTCCAATACTGAGCCGTAGCATTGCATCGGTCTTCTTCGGAGGCTTCGGTGAATTTTTCGAGTGAAAGATCGAAATTCTTTTTGAAATAGTGTATTTTCCCAAGCATAATCATTGTTGAAACCGAGTCAGGTTCGATTTCTAATATCTGATTGTACAATGAAAGGGCCTCGTTCAAATCCTTACGTACGTATGCCGCTGAAGCGTCCTTATTCAAAGCCTCTAATTTCTCTTTGGAATTCCCGCAGGAAATACATGCTAAAATTATTAGCGCTAATAATTTATGTGAATGCCTTGTTTTCATCAATCGCTCTTATTTATTTTTGATAACTTCAGACAACTTTCCTGAAATCTTTTGGCATACGTCCTTCAGTAGATTCGCCTCCGCAAGAGTTCTTCCATTGACGGTATATGCGATTCCCCCTTTGAGTATTCCGGACGAATCATATATCTTTAGGAAAACCAATGAATTGGAATCCTCTTCTAAGAGCGTTCCTGAATCATTATTTCCAACTGCCCCTTGAACATAGTATTGGACTTTATGCTTTTCTGATATGATTCGTATGTCCTCACTAGAAAGAAAATCATCGTCAATTTGATTTTTTTCGGGATCCGAAAAACCTACGACAGCCCCCTTTTCCAATACGTTCCTGAGACTTTCAGGAAGCAGTTCTCTCAGATTCGATGAACTCTCTTCGGCTTGTGGTTTTTGAATATCTTTACTTACCGGACTCTTCTCTGTTGGATTTTCCGATATTGGTTGCGGAGGAGCGGATATAGGAAGTTTGCGCTTTTTCTCAACCGGAATTTCCTTTAAAATGTATCCTTTATCGATTAATTGTAATTGAAACATATCTTTAAAGTTATCGATAAGATAAGGTGAGAATCTGGCATCTCGGCTCGCGATTTTACCCACAGCGACCGATGGCTTGCCTTCGGATTTCATCACGGCGACGTGATAACTTCCGGAGGATCTAAAAAGTTTCATGATTCCGCAAGAAACGCAACTCCAGAGGATAAATGAAAGGATGAATAATCGAATAAGTAAATTCAACCTTTTACGTAATTGAATTTTTTGATAATTTAGAATGCGGGATGTATTAGATTTATCTAACATATTGAATATTCTTTTCATATTAAACCTTTTAATCTTAATTACTTTCGAAGAAAAAACTAAATGGGGAAGACAATGTAGTTCCCGCCGGATTCGTTGCGGATTGATCTATTTGAATTAAATACAATGGAAAATTTGAACCTGAAATCCCTGTATTAAATAGCATATCGAAGCCGCAACCTGGACTTTTGTCGGTCATTGAAATCGTAAGCACTCTATCGCTGTCCGTCCACGTCCAGTTACCTCGAAAGACCGACGATGACGAACTTGGTAATTGCGAGACTGCCGAAATACTAACGGCATTGATTGTTGTAATCGTATTCATCGGTTGATTAAAAACGATCACAAGGTTATCAGACGGGCTATCTGCCGGACAGGCTTGGAGTCCCGGGGCAAAGCTGTAAGTTGAAGCTTGAAGAATCGGATTGCTATTTTGCCACCAACACCCGCTTGTTAAAGCGAAACTTGAGCAGTTAGCTTGGTTTTGAAGTCCGATTGCAAGGACTTGCGGAGAATTATTTTCCGTTTTGAAAGTTAAAGAGAATGAACTTTGTAGATTATTACCCGCAAGATCTTTTGCAGATGTTGATATGGTCAGATTAAAATTCTGTTTACTATTCAAAGGTAGAACAGGAGTGAGGATCATATCGTTTCCAACAAAAGAAATTGAAAAATTGCCGGAAGGCGAAGTTGAAAAGGCGTTTTGAGTGGAGTTCGGATCCATAGTTTCACTAAAGTGAATAATAATAGGGGAACCGACGCAAACGTTCTGAGTGAAAGTTCCGTTCTGTAAATTTAACAAATCGTTCGTAGGCGTTCCGCAGTTGTCCCCATCCCCGTCGACTTCGAAATCGATACCTGTTACGCTTGGTTGGGTCGTATCAAGAGCACCTACGACAAAAGTTGCGTTGACTTGATTTCGTAATCCCTTTCCTGAAGTATTTGTTATCGAAGTTGGTAAAGAAATATTAAATCTCTTACCGTATTGAAATGCTAGATCCGGTGTGAAAACCATTTGATTTGCGGTAGGGAACGTAAACTGTCCAGTAACCGTTGGAGAAATGGAAAAACCGTTTCGAAGAGTCGCAGAATTCATAGGTTCGGAAAAGGTTAAAACGATCGGATTTACCGCTGGGTTACCAGTGCACCCGTTATTTACCGTTGCCGCTAATATGTTATTTGAAACTCCCGCCCCTGCTTGGCAATTCGCTAACGTGCCCGCAAAAACATCGATAGAATTTATAGCAGGAAATCCTCCAACAGGAGAAGAAAGAAAGTATAATACGAAGTTGTTCTGTATTTTGATTCCACTCGTATCCGCCGCATTTTGACCTATACTTATGACATACTGGGTGTTTGGGTTTAGCGATTGAGTCGCGATAAACCTCATGGTTGTCGGGGAAACCCATGAAATCATCCCCGATAGGCTTGGAGTAATTGAGAATGCTTGCGATGTAAGATTTTGATCCATATTCTTACTAAAGATAATTTCGAACGAAGCGCCTTGTCCTGTTCCAACATTATCGTTACAGACATTTGTTACAAAGGAAGCGGATAAGGAGTCGTCCATTCCAGCATCGCAACCTCCGGGGCCCGTTGAAACATCCGACAGGACGTTTAGAATGCTCGGAGGAGTGTTGTTCACAGGTCCTCCTGTTCCGGTAGTAAAGAAACTGATGAAGTCTGATACTAAACTATTCCCTGCTAAATCCTTCGCTGCAGTCGAGATTGTTAATTTATACTGAGCGAATAGATTTAAATCTTGAGAAGGCGTAAAGAGTAACTCAAAAGGATTTGGCCAAGAAATGATCCCAGTAACGGAAGGAGACAATGAAAAAGCGTTTGTCGTAGAAGTTTGGTCCATTGCCTCATTAAAACGTAGTCTGAATCTCGATCCGGAAGCAAGATGGCAGACGTTAGTCGTTAGATTTGGAATTTGGGTAAGACCTAAAAATCCACAAGCAGGCGCTAAATCACCGAGTAACGGTCCAGTCGCAAAATCCATTTTAGGCGGAAGTAAATCTATACCGAATGTAAAAGAAAAAGAATAAGAAGAACCGATTGTATTTCCGTCCAAATCCATAGCGGAACCGGGAATGCTAACCGTATAAGTCGTATTTTGCCAGTCTTGATTCGGAGTGAAAACGAGTAAGCTTGTATTTCCGCACGTCCCCGTCGTTCCACAGAGTGCATTTCCGCTCGTAATCCAGGTTTTTGTACCTAGGATATTCGGTGAGATATTCATTGAATTTTCAACGGAAGACTTGATCATAGATTCGCTAAAATGGATAAATATTGGCGTATTTAGAGAAGGAGCGGACGCGCCGGAACAGGCTCCGGTTTTGTCCCGGATACCATTGAGCGGATCTAGAACGGAGGCCAAAGAACCTGGAGTACAACCTGCCCCAACATTTGTGAAAGCATCTTGTAAAACAATTCTAGGAACTTGGAAATCTTGTCCGACGGTAAAAGAAAACGAATAATTTTGGCCCAATAAATTACCGGCCACATCCGTTGCGTTCCCAGAAACGGTAACCGTATATGTCACGGAATGTTGCCAAGGGGTAACAGGAGTAAATACCAAACGACTTGTAGTTCCACAAGGACCGGTGGTCCCGCAAGAAGCATTCGGACTGGCAACCCAACTTTTGACTCCATTGATACTCGGTGAAATCGAGATGCCTGAATCCGTAGTCGATAAATTCATACTTTCCGAAAAATCGATAAATATGGGAGAACTTTGGAAACCAGGTACGATACCCGTGCAAAAACCGGTGGCATTCATTAATCCTCCCGGAAAGAGAAGCGATGCCAATGTTCCCGGAGAACAACCTGTTGCATTTTCTACAAACCCATCTTGCAATAGAATGATCGGTTTTACAATTTCAGTGCCTACCGTAAAGCTAGCAGTAACGTTATGACTTAATGGGTTTTCAGAAGTATCTTGTGCGGTTTTTGAAATTGTAACAACATAGGTTAATCCTGTTGTAAACGAATCTCTCGGGGTGTAGGTTAGAACCGTATTATTATTGCTCCAGACGTAAGAACCTACCAATTGGGGAATCGTTAGAAAGTTGGATTCAACCGATCCTCGTTCCATCGGTTTTGTGAAGGTGACAACGATTGGACTATTTACGCAGATATCGGTGTTACTATAAAAATTGTTAGGGAAGTTGACGATATCCATGAGCGGACTCGTTGTTAAACATCCTGTGCTATTCTTTTTTCCTTTGATTGAAATTACATCCGGAGGATTTACATCCGTACTGACTGAAAAATTAATACTATATGGTTTCTCTAAGTCCCTTCCTTCCTGATCTTCGCAACGATTGGAAAGATTGGCGAGATAAGTTATACCGCCTTGCCATCTTTGAGAAGGCGTAAAAGTAAGAATATTTCCATTAATCTCAAATAGCCCGGTCAACCCCGGTTGCATTGCAAATGCCCCGATGCAACTTTGTTGATCAATCGGTTTATTGAACGTAATTATAATTTTTTGATCCTTTTGTACGCCTGTTTGTCCGGGAGCAGGGATCGAGTAAATTACCTTTGGAGCAGCAGGATTATTGTCGAGAGGAATCCAGTTTTTGAATTTGTTTTCAAATTTACTGCAGGATACTAACACAAATAAATAGAGGATTATGGGTATAGTTCTATATAAAGAAATGGTTTCTTTTGCGTACATCTTATTTTTTCCTTGCTGGATCAAATTCATCTAACGTATTTGAGTCTAATTCTGATTCAATATCACTTTGATTAAAATATTCTTCGAGATCCTTACTTTTAAAGTTTGGATCTATTTTTGCCTTAGGAATTGGGCGATTTTCTAAAATTAAGGGGAGGATCGTATTTCCTTTACTAGGTTTAAATTGAAAAAGGCTTAAAGAATCGGGTCGCATTCCGGAAACCCACTCCAACTCATATACGGAGGTGCAATATTTCCCGATTGCATCGACTAATTTCTCCTGTGCACCGACCAATTCGGTTTCAGCAAAAAGGATGTCCGCCCTTTTTGCATCGCCCACCTGCAATTTCGTGGACATCAGTCTCATACTTTCGTAACGAAAGTAAACCATACCGCTCCCGATTTTAATTAAGTCATACGATTCGAAAACGGAATCTCCCGCTTTTTCAACCTCTATTGCGATTGATTGCTCTAATCTTTTTTTTTCTGCTAACGAATCACCCAATCGAATTTTACTTTCCATAACTTTTCTCGAATAACTCATGCTATCCAAAACTTGGAGATTATTCGAGGTGGCCGCGTTAAAGTTTGGATTTACCGTTCCCGCAAAACCCGTACTTGCTTGGTTATTGTAACGCATTCCTAAGTTTTCAGTGGTAGTATTTGTAGATCCGCCTAAAGGGAAGGTTACCTTAAAATTTACGTTCCATGTATCATTTTGTAATGGGTAGTTAACGCCCGTTCTACCGAATGAACCGCCGACCGATACTTGCGGAATCCACGCGTTCTCCGCTAGCTCTTTTTCTTTTGCCAATTTTTTATTATTAATCTTAATTTTAAGAATTTCGGATCTTTCGTTCTGGGCGTTTTGGATTAGCGTATCTTTTTTAAAATTAGGATTCTGAATATAAAAATCAGTGAGCAGATTTCCTTCGACTTCAATGTCTGAAATGTAATCCAAACTCATTGCTAACTTTAAGTCATTCTTGGCTTTGAGATATTCGTTAATCGATTTCACCAGTGAGAATTCGATTTCCTGCAAACGGGAGGCAACGCTTAATACTTGAATTTGCGTCGTGAACCCCAATTTTGATTCTAATTTTGCCAATCGAAGTTGTTCTTTTGCCCTTTCAACAGATTTCTTGTTTAATGCGACTTTCGCTAATGCAACTAAGGTATTAATGAAATTTTTCTGCACTTCCAGTTTTACCTTTGAGGAAGTGATTTTGAAATCTTCTCGAGTTAGGGTTTCTTCCAATTTAGCAATGTCCAAATCTAATTTCTTTTTTCCGCCGTCGTAGATGATTTGATCTACGTTAAGAAGGATTGCATTGTAAATATAATCGTTCGAATCTTGTATAATATACTTCTGTCTTGTGACGTTCAATCCCAACGTCGGAAGGAGATCTCTCCATCGTTCTGCTATTAATTCTTTAACCGCCGCATTTTTATTTTTTATTGATAATAACATATAATAATTCGTCAGCGCGATTTGAGTCGCAGTTTCCAAATTGATTCGCATCGTGCGTTTTTCCGAAGCATCCAAAACAATAGGGAACAAAATATAATTTGAAAAAAGAATAGAAAGGATAAGAAGTTTAGGCAGGGCTTTTATTGTTTGCCTTGATGAATTCCTATGAGATAAAATTATCATAAATCAATTATTACCGATTCAAAAATACTAATAGGATCCTTTGGTTCAAAGTGACCGAACCAAATCCAGAGACAGCACTGTACGTATCTTTCAGTTTTGCTTATTTTTCTTAAGGGACGGGACATTTATTTTGAAATAAGTTATTTCCTATTTTCTCTCCGTTTTAGGATCTAAAGAATTCGTTGAAAGCTTG encodes the following:
- a CDS encoding Ig-like domain-containing protein, producing the protein MYAKETISLYRTIPIILYLFVLVSCSKFENKFKNWIPLDNNPAAPKVIYSIPAPGQTGVQKDQKIIITFNKPIDQQSCIGAFAMQPGLTGLFEINGNILTFTPSQRWQGGITYLANLSNRCEDQEGRDLEKPYSINFSVSTDVNPPDVISIKGKKNSTGCLTTSPLMDIVNFPNNFYSNTDICVNSPIVVTFTKPMERGSVESNFLTIPQLVGSYVWSNNNTVLTYTPRDSFTTGLTYVVTISKTAQDTSENPLSHNVTASFTVGTEIVKPIILLQDGFVENATGCSPGTLASLLFPGGLMNATGFCTGIVPGFQSSPIFIDFSESMNLSTTDSGISISPSINGVKSWVASPNASCGTTGPCGTTSRLVFTPVTPWQHSVTYTVTVSGNATDVAGNLLGQNYSFSFTVGQDFQVPRIVLQDAFTNVGAGCTPGSLASVLDPLNGIRDKTGACSGASAPSLNTPIFIHFSESMIKSSVENSMNISPNILGTKTWITSGNALCGTTGTCGNTSLLVFTPNQDWQNTTYTVSIPGSAMDLDGNTIGSSYSFSFTFGIDLLPPKMDFATGPLLGDLAPACGFLGLTQIPNLTTNVCHLASGSRFRLRFNEAMDQTSTTNAFSLSPSVTGIISWPNPFELLFTPSQDLNLFAQYKLTISTAAKDLAGNSLVSDFISFFTTGTGGPVNNTPPSILNVLSDVSTGPGGCDAGMDDSLSASFVTNVCNDNVGTGQGASFEIIFSKNMDQNLTSQAFSITPSLSGMISWVSPTTMRFIATQSLNPNTQYVISIGQNAADTSGIKIQNNFVLYFLSSPVGGFPAINSIDVFAGTLANCQAGAGVSNNILAATVNNGCTGNPAVNPIVLTFSEPMNSATLRNGFSISPTVTGQFTFPTANQMVFTPDLAFQYGKRFNISLPTSITNTSGKGLRNQVNATFVVGALDTTQPSVTGIDFEVDGDGDNCGTPTNDLLNLQNGTFTQNVCVGSPIIIHFSETMDPNSTQNAFSTSPSGNFSISFVGNDMILTPVLPLNSKQNFNLTISTSAKDLAGNNLQSSFSLTFKTENNSPQVLAIGLQNQANCSSFALTSGCWWQNSNPILQASTYSFAPGLQACPADSPSDNLVIVFNQPMNTITTINAVSISAVSQLPSSSSSVFRGNWTWTDSDRVLTISMTDKSPGCGFDMLFNTGISGSNFPLYLIQIDQSATNPAGTTLSSPFSFFFESN
- a CDS encoding tetratricopeptide repeat protein, with the protein product MKTRHSHKLLALIILACISCGNSKEKLEALNKDASAAYVRKDLNEALSLYNQILEIEPDSVSTMIMLGKIHYFKKNFDLSLEKFTEASEEDRCNATAQYWKSKVESLSVENRKEAKERLSSILGNIPSRWEVEYTLGTILESEGKIEDALSLYNHATAESSKLALVYLRLGKIFKKAKRDKMAEQYFNRAKLLSEESPNSAQLIDAEIEKD
- a CDS encoding TolC family protein, which translates into the protein MRINLETATQIALTNYYMLLSIKNKNAAVKELIAERWRDLLPTLGLNVTRQKYIIQDSNDYIYNAILLNVDQIIYDGGKKKLDLDIAKLEETLTREDFKITSSKVKLEVQKNFINTLVALAKVALNKKSVERAKEQLRLAKLESKLGFTTQIQVLSVASRLQEIEFSLVKSINEYLKAKNDLKLAMSLDYISDIEVEGNLLTDFYIQNPNFKKDTLIQNAQNERSEILKIKINNKKLAKEKELAENAWIPQVSVGGSFGRTGVNYPLQNDTWNVNFKVTFPLGGSTNTTTENLGMRYNNQASTGFAGTVNPNFNAATSNNLQVLDSMSYSRKVMESKIRLGDSLAEKKRLEQSIAIEVEKAGDSVFESYDLIKIGSGMVYFRYESMRLMSTKLQVGDAKRADILFAETELVGAQEKLVDAIGKYCTSVYELEWVSGMRPDSLSLFQFKPSKGNTILPLILENRPIPKAKIDPNFKSKDLEEYFNQSDIESELDSNTLDEFDPARKK
- a CDS encoding lipoprotein; its protein translation is MLDKSNTSRILNYQKIQLRKRLNLLIRLFILSFILWSCVSCGIMKLFRSSGSYHVAVMKSEGKPSVAVGKIASRDARFSPYLIDNFKDMFQLQLIDKGYILKEIPVEKKRKLPISAPPQPISENPTEKSPVSKDIQKPQAEESSSNLRELLPESLRNVLEKGAVVGFSDPEKNQIDDDFLSSEDIRIISEKHKVQYYVQGAVGNNDSGTLLEEDSNSLVFLKIYDSSGILKGGIAYTVNGRTLAEANLLKDVCQKISGKLSEVIKNK